The stretch of DNA CGGCTCGCTCACGGCTTGCGGGCCTGGTTGAGCTCCAGGCTTGAGCTCCGGCGGAACGGCGGGTCCCCGCAATGTCCCATCGATGACGCCGTCATCTTCCAGCGAGAATGCGAAGGCCGGCTTTGAGCCGGGGACGGGGTTTGCTTGAGCGGGCGCTTCACCCGCGATGCCATTTGACTGAGCCGCGATCGTGTTTGGCTGGACTGCCGTCTGCAGCGCGGGTTGTGGCTCGGCCGGTGCCATCTGTGCGGGCGCTTCGGGCTGAGAGGCCACCTGTGGTTCCTGCCATTTCGGCTGTGGTGCCGCCGCAGGAGAGGGGCTGGCTGGCTTTTTCGATGGAACGGCAGCCTCCGCGGGCTGCGGCGCTACGGCTCGCGGCCGTGGCGAGGCGTCGCGTGCGAGTGCCGGGCCAGACGATACAGCCGGTGCGTTGCTAGGACCTGCAGCACCGGGCGCTTTATCGAGACGACGCGGCGGATTGGCGGCGATGGCACCTGCGAGAGCATCCGCGGCAACGCCGGCCGCGGCAGGTGCATGCCCGGCAGGTGCGCCGAGCGAAGGTTCTGCCGTATAGCCTTGCCCGAGACGCGGTGCCGGCGCTGCGACGCGGGCGGCCTCGGCCGGCATTCCCAGATTGGCTTCCACCCTGGGCTTGCCGATTCCAGCTTCCACCACGAGATCGCGCCCACCACCGAGCAGCAGGAGATGCTCGACATTATCCCGCCGGATGAGAACCAGCCGTCGTGCCTTGTCGACCTCTTGATATTCCAGTATCGCCAAGCGCGAGCCTTCGCGCCCGCGGATACGGCCGCCAATAGCGCGAAGGGCCAGAGCGATCGCGGCAATGATTGCGAGCCCCGCGATCACTGCAAGGCCGATCAGCAAAAGATTGACGTCCATCATCTATCCTGCCTTCTTCGGTAAGCCGCTTGAAACACTCACCACTAATATCAGAAAAGGACCACGAGCGAAAAACCGACATGGCCCAAGGTCGCAAACCCGCATTTCGCGCGCTCTGGACGAGAAAACCCGCGCGGGTCTGCGCGTTCCGTTTGAGATGTCGAACATCCCAACTGTAAAGTCTAGCCGCTATACTGCGGCTGATTCGCGCTGGCGAGACTTAAATATAGATGAATGATATCGGGGTGAAAGAACGGAACGGAGCTTGGGGGCCGGTGCGAGGTCGCGCATTGGGTTTGGCCGTTGTCACGCTGGTGCTCGCCATCTTCCTGGCGGTATGCGCTGCGGCCGCGATCGGCGCCTTCGGCGCTGTGAATACCGGAGAAATGCCCCCCTGGCTGCAGGCCATAGCTGTCTGCGCAATTATCATTGGCGTCATCGCCATCCTGGGCTGGCTTGCGGGCTTTGTTCACATTGGTCCGATGACGCGGATCGAAAGCTTTTTCGAGGCGGTGCTCGACAGCTTTCCAGATGCCTGTGTCGTGACTGACGACCGCGGCCGCGTCGTCTTCTCGAACCATGCCTATCGCAAGCTGCTCTCGGCGGCGGGAATCAGCCGTCCGGTTGGCGTGGAAGGGCTTTATACCGGTTATCCCGATATTTCCGACCGCATCTACCGCTTGACCCTTGCGGCGCGCGATCGCGAGTCGGCCTTCGAGGAGTTCCGACTGGCGGCAGGCAGCGTCGCCGCCGGCAGCCGCAAGGATAAGCCGGCCTGGATCAGGGTTGCGGTGGAGCAGAGCCCGCCCGCGGCTGGTGTCGTTTATACGGTCTGGCGGATTACGGACATGACCGACGATCGGGCCCGGCAGGAGGCTGCTTTCGAGCACCTGCAATATATCATCGACTATCTCGATCACGCGCCGGCAGGTTTTTTCTCCGCCGATGCGGATGGCAAAATCGAATATATCAACGCCACCCTGGCCGGTTGGCTCGGCATCGATCTCGCCAAGACCACCGACGGGACGCTCAATCTGCGCTCGATCCTGGCCGATGGGGGCATGTCGGTCCTCTCCAGCGTGCTCATGAAGCGCGGTGGCAAGTCGGTCGAGAGTTTCGATCTTGACCTCGTGGCGCAGGATCGCACGCTGATCCCTGTCCGCATCATTCACCGGGTTGATTTCGACGACAGCGGTCGTGCCAAGCCCTCGCGCTCCTTGGTGCTCGATTTGCGGCCTGGCAGCGATGCCGCCCAAGTGGTCGAGTCGGCCGAGATCCGTCTGTCGCGGCTGGTCAATGGCGCCCCGATCGGAATTGCCGAGGTCGACGAGCAGGGGGTCATCCGCAATGTGAATGCGGCCTTTGCGGCACTCGCGCCCAAGGCCGGCATGCGCGGCGCTCGTCTTCTCGATGCGATCGAGCCGGAGAATCGCCAGGCTGTCGAGGCCGCCTTCGCCACCGCCCGCACCGGGCGCGCGCCCGTTGCGCCGCTGGATGTGATGCTGACCGAGACGCCGTCACGGACCGCACAGCTTTTCGTATCCCGCGTGGAGGAGATTTCGAACAACAGCCCGAGCCTCATTCTTTACGCGGTCGACACCACCGAGCATCGCGCGCTGGAGCTGCAATTCGCGCAGAGCCAGAAGATGCAGGCGATCGGCCAGCTCGCCGGCGGCATCGCCCACGACTTCAACAACGTGCTGACCGCGATCATCGGCTTTTCCGATCTGCTTCTCGCCCGGCACCGTCCGACGGATCCGTCCTTCAAGGACATCATGAACATCAAGCAGAATGCCAACCGGGCCGCCAATCTGGTGCGCCAATTGCTGGCATTCTCCCGTCGCCAGACCCTGCGCCCCGAAGTCCTCTCGCTGACCGATGTTCTATCCGACTTGGGCAACCTTCTCGGCAGGCTCCTCGGCGAGAAGATCGAGCTGCGCATGATCCATGGCCGTGATCTCGGCCTGGTCAAGGTAGACGTCAACCAGTTCGAGCAGGTGGTGATGAATCTCGCGGTGAACGCCCGCGACGCCATGC from Rhodoligotrophos sp. CJ14 encodes:
- the cckA gene encoding cell cycle histidine kinase CckA produces the protein MGLAVVTLVLAIFLAVCAAAAIGAFGAVNTGEMPPWLQAIAVCAIIIGVIAILGWLAGFVHIGPMTRIESFFEAVLDSFPDACVVTDDRGRVVFSNHAYRKLLSAAGISRPVGVEGLYTGYPDISDRIYRLTLAARDRESAFEEFRLAAGSVAAGSRKDKPAWIRVAVEQSPPAAGVVYTVWRITDMTDDRARQEAAFEHLQYIIDYLDHAPAGFFSADADGKIEYINATLAGWLGIDLAKTTDGTLNLRSILADGGMSVLSSVLMKRGGKSVESFDLDLVAQDRTLIPVRIIHRVDFDDSGRAKPSRSLVLDLRPGSDAAQVVESAEIRLSRLVNGAPIGIAEVDEQGVIRNVNAAFAALAPKAGMRGARLLDAIEPENRQAVEAAFATARTGRAPVAPLDVMLTETPSRTAQLFVSRVEEISNNSPSLILYAVDTTEHRALELQFAQSQKMQAIGQLAGGIAHDFNNVLTAIIGFSDLLLARHRPTDPSFKDIMNIKQNANRAANLVRQLLAFSRRQTLRPEVLSLTDVLSDLGNLLGRLLGEKIELRMIHGRDLGLVKVDVNQFEQVVMNLAVNARDAMPDGGSLTIRTANVTITDTSVNKPDVMPAGDYVLCEVIDTGTGMSREVLEKIYEPFFSTKEVGKGTGLGLSTVYGIVKQTGGFIFCDSELGRGTTFRIYLPRYAARVEQAEPASPAKPEKKEAKRADLSGNGTILLVEDEEAVRAFASRALAQRGYKVIEADSGASALELVEQGLGKIDLVLSDVVMPEMDGPTLLKELRKRKVDSKVIFISGYAEDAFRKNLEDMADFAFLPKPFTLKQLAAAVKEAIEG